The Halomonas qaidamensis genome includes the window GCGTAGTAAGCGCTGGGCCGGTGGTTGCCGCTGTCACCTACGCCGCCAAAGGGGGCGTCGCCAGAGGCACCTGTGGTTTGGCGGTTCCAGTTCACGATGCCCGCACGAATGCGCAGCAGGAAATCATCCCAGTCAGCTTTATCGCCACCGATGAGTCCTGCAGATAAGCCATAGCGTGTATCATTGGCAAGGGCTAATGCTTCATCCCAATCGCTGTAACGATGGATTTTCAGCAGCGGGCCGAAATGCTCCTCGTCCGGCACGTCCAGCCCCGTCACATCAATCAACGCCGGGCTTAACAGGCTGGTGTTCTCTTTCAGGCGCTGCATCCGGTTAATCACCGTACCGCCCATGGCTTCCAGCTCATCTTGCGCTTTCAGCAGGCCGTCGGCAGCTACCACGCTGACCAAGCCGCCATAAAATGGCGCCACGGGCTCTTCTTCAAATTGCCCAGCCACGTGCAACTTGCTGATCGCATCAGAAAGCGCGTCGATCAGGCGATCGCCAACCTCACCCTGCGGTACCATTAAGCGACGGGCACAGGTGCAGCGCTGGCCACCAGATAAAAACGCCGACTGCAGAATAGTCAGTACAGCTGCACGCTCGTCGTCGACGTCTTTGACCACCAGCGGGTTATTGCCTCCCAACTCCAAAGCGAGAATTTTATCCAGCTGTCCAGCGAACTGCTGCTGTAGCATGCCACCGACTTTAGCGCTGCCGGTAAATAGTAGGCCGTCGATACCGGGGTGCGCTGCCAAGGCTTGGCCGACAGCAACACCGCCCTGCACTAGATTAATCACCCCAGCAGGCAGTCCCGCTTCCACCCAGCATTGCAGGGTTAAGTCAGCGGTCAGCGGGGTTTGGTCGCTGGGTTTAAACACTACGGTATTGCCTGCGAGCAACGCGGGCACCATATGGCCATTGGGTAGGTGGCCAGGGAAGTTGTAGGGGCCAAACACCACCATGACACCATGAGGGCGATGGCGCAGTACGGCTTTCGCACTGCCCACGTCTTTTTCTCGCTCACCTGTACGTTCATGGTAGGCCTTGATAGATAGCGCCACCTTGCCGACCATCGCGCCGGCTTCAGTGCGTGCTTCCCAAAGCGGCTTGCCGGTCTCAGAGGCAATTGCTATTGCTAGGTCTTCACGGCGAGCCGTCAGTACCTCAACAAAACGCTCAACAAGTGCTTGGCGCTGCGCAAACGAAGTGCGCGCCCATTCAGGAAAAGCGGCACGCGCGGCATCGATAGCGGCGCTAACTTGTGCGTTTGAGGCCGAAGCTCCTTGCCAAAGCAGTGTTCCAGAAACAGGATCATGCTTTGTAAAGGTGTCGGCATCGCCCGTTACCCAGGCGCCGTTAATCAGTTGCTGCTGTTGGGCGTGCATCGTTATCTCCTTCCCGTATGCGTGCTGGTGGTGCGAGCTTGTTATGTGTATTTGTTTTGAAAGACTGTTAATAAAGATCAGTGTTTAAATAGCTGTGCTTGAAAAGCTAGGTTTCCAACAAGCGAATGTGGTCACCTGCTGTAACACCCAGGCGGTCGGCTTCTTGCTGGCTAAGCACAATGGTGTTTTCCTGGGTGGGGCCGCGTCCTATCCAACTAGCGCTGAAGTTAAGCATCTCAGTAGTGGCTGCCAGCCAGAGGCTCTCGCTTTCGTCAGGCGCGTTTTGAGAAACTTCTACTTGGCAAAGCTGCGAATTACGAATCGCTCGCACGTCGTCAATGTAGGCCTCCACTGTGGGTCCACCATCGAAAATATCGATATAGCCTTCCCAACGCAGACCTTCTTTCTTGAGCA containing:
- the astD gene encoding succinylglutamate-semialdehyde dehydrogenase, whose protein sequence is MHAQQQQLINGAWVTGDADTFTKHDPVSGTLLWQGASASNAQVSAAIDAARAAFPEWARTSFAQRQALVERFVEVLTARREDLAIAIASETGKPLWEARTEAGAMVGKVALSIKAYHERTGEREKDVGSAKAVLRHRPHGVMVVFGPYNFPGHLPNGHMVPALLAGNTVVFKPSDQTPLTADLTLQCWVEAGLPAGVINLVQGGVAVGQALAAHPGIDGLLFTGSAKVGGMLQQQFAGQLDKILALELGGNNPLVVKDVDDERAAVLTILQSAFLSGGQRCTCARRLMVPQGEVGDRLIDALSDAISKLHVAGQFEEEPVAPFYGGLVSVVAADGLLKAQDELEAMGGTVINRMQRLKENTSLLSPALIDVTGLDVPDEEHFGPLLKIHRYSDWDEALALANDTRYGLSAGLIGGDKADWDDFLLRIRAGIVNWNRQTTGASGDAPFGGVGDSGNHRPSAYYAADYCAYPVASMEADTLEMPDTLPPGVNL